The Montipora capricornis isolate CH-2021 chromosome 6, ASM3666992v2, whole genome shotgun sequence genome has a window encoding:
- the LOC138050893 gene encoding uncharacterized protein, with amino-acid sequence MLQSLRRDSSLGVFFKYLMASCYEECCYLWCLHSIFCWRRCFHRDEFLLQNFYEEISPEEWKELDQEACKIRGKASANIALTTTNIVSPPLQCHAATKKPENTERCFSLADYSASDFIKIDEDSRESNSTKTRLKSEKFRSYTEPDFISEMWQTRRGATAKLKSLGENFQSRKYARFANKEAEDQGRMEFGYESTAETKSNPRVKMRTKILTGRSQRPKRGMDEENTSESQETSSMFNEAWISFAAHVRRQGPGFSASCTQTLRTCNFTSVKEFYESEVQSNVTFNPLFEDDDSDDDKRRRHTRHRLHTIDEESEAYDSGS; translated from the exons ATGCTTCAAAGTTTGCGGAGAGATTCCTCGCttggtgtattttttaaatatttgatggCATCGTGTTACGAGGAATGTTGCTACCTGTGGTGCCTACATAGTATCTTTTGTTGGAGAAGATGTTTTCACCGCGACgaatttcttttgcaaaa tttCTATGAAGAAATTAGCCCTGAAGAGTGGAAAGAACTTGATCAAGAAGCCTGCAAGATTAGAG GAAAAGCATCAGCTAACATTGCTTTGACGACGACAAATATCGTGTCGCCACCCTTACAATGCCACGCGGCAACAAAGAAACCAGAAAATACTGAACGATGCTTCTCATTGGCAGATTATTCAGCGAGTGATTTCATCAAGATCGATGAAGATTCTCGTGAATCGAACTCCACAAAGACGCGATTGAAAAGCGAAAAGTTTCGCTCATATACAGAGCCggattttatttctgaaatgtggCAAACACGAAGAGGAGCGACGGCCAAGCTCAAGTCTCTTGGAGAAAATTTTCAAAGCAGGAAGTATGCACGTTTTGCAAATAAAGAAGCCGAAGATCAGGGGA GAATGGAGTTTGGGTATGAGAGCACAGCGGAAACAAAATCCAACCCCAGAGTGAAGATGCGAACAAAAATTCTTACGGGACGAAGTCAAAGACCGAAGCGAGGAATGGATGAGGAAAACACTTCTGAGAGCCAAGAAACTTCTTCGATGTTCAACGAAGCTTGGATCTCTTTCGCTGCGCACGTAAGAAGGCAAGGTCCCGGATTCTCTGCCAGCTGTACCCAGACACTCCGGACGTGCAATTTTACTTCGGTTAAGGAATTTTATGAAAGCGAGGTTCAAAGTAATGTGACGTTTAATCCACTTTTCGAGGACGATGACAGCGATGACGACAAACGACGGCGGCACACGAGACATCGATTGCATACGATCGATGAAGAGTCGGAGGCGTACGATTCCGGATCGTGA